A region from the Populus trichocarpa isolate Nisqually-1 chromosome 18, P.trichocarpa_v4.1, whole genome shotgun sequence genome encodes:
- the LOC18107497 gene encoding transcriptional corepressor LEUNIG isoform X1, with protein MSQTNWEADKMLDVYIHDYLVKRDLKASAQAFQAEGKVSSDPVAIDAPGGFLFEWWSVFWDIFIARTNEKHSEVAASYIETQLIKAREQQQQQQQQQQQGQQPQPQPQHQQQQQQQQQQQQQQQQQQQQQQQQQQQQQQMQMQHLILQRHAQQQQQQQQHQQQHQQQQQQQQHQQQQQQQQQQQHQQQQQHQQQQQQQQQHQQHQQQQRRDGAHLLNGTTNGLVGNDPLMRQNAATANAMATKMYEEKLKLPMERDSLADAAMKQRFGENVGHLLDRNHASILKSAAAATGQTSEQVLHGASGAMSPQVQARNQQLPGSTPDIKSEINPVLNPRAAGPEGSLIGIHGSNQGGNNLTLKGWPLTGLEQLRSGLLQQQKPFIQAPQPFHQLQMLTPQHQQQLMLAQQSLTSPAASDESRRLRMFINNPTMSLGKDGLTNSVGDVVPNVGSPLQTVGPLFSRGETDMRMKIKMALLQQHQHQHQQPQQQQQQSSNPQQQQQQQQQLQQHVLSNQQSQSSSHNLHPQDKMGGAASVNVDGSMSNSFRGNDQVSKNQSGRKRKQPVSSSGPANSSGTANTAGPSPSSAPSTPSTHTPGDVISMPALPHGGGSSKPFMFGADGTGTLTSPSNQLWDDKDLELQADMDRFVEDGSLEDNVDSFLSPDDNDPRDVVPRMDVSKGFTFTEVNSVRASASKVVCCHFSSDGKLLASGGHDKRAVLWYTDNLKLKATLEEHTSLITDVRFSPSMPRLATSSSDKTVRVWDADNPNFSLRTFTGHSSNVMSLDFHPTKDDLICSCDGVGEIRYWSITNGSCTRVFKGDMARMRFQPRAGKYLAAAAENVVSILDVETQACRHSLQGHTKAIHSVCWDPSGEYLASVSEDSVRVWTLGSGSEGECVHELSCNGNEFHSCVFHPTFPSLLVIGCYQSLELWNMSENKTMTLAAHDGQIAALAVSTVTGMLASASHDKFVKLWK; from the exons ATGTCTCAAACCAACTGGGAAGCTGATAAAAT GTTAGATGTGTATATCCATGATTATTTGGTAAAAAGAGACTTGAAGGCTTCTGCTCAGGCTTTTCAAGCTGAAGGAAAAGTGTCATCTGATCCTGTAG CTATCGATGCACCGGGAGGCTTTCTCTTTGAATGGTGGTCAGTGTTCTGGGATATATTCATTGCAAGGACCAATGAGAAGCACTCAGAGGTTGCTGCGTCTTACATTGAG ACTCAGTTGATTAAAGCAAgggagcagcagcagcaacagcagcagcagcagcagcaaggtcaacaaccacaaccacaaccacaacatcaacagcagcagcagcagcagcaacagcagcagcagcagcagcagcaacagcagcagcagcagcagcagcagcagcaacaacaacagcaaatGCAAATGCAACATCTCATATTGCAGAGGCATgctcagcagcagcagcagcagcagcaacaccaacaacaacaccagcagcagcagcagcagcagcagcatcagcagcagcagcagcaacagcagcaacagcagcatcagcaacagcagcagcatcagcaacagcagcagcagcaacagcagcatcAGCAGCATCAACAGCAGCAGAGAAGGGATGGTGCCCACCTCCTAAATGGTACTACAAATGGGCTTGTGGGAAATGATCCTCTCATGCGCCAAAATGCTGCAACTGCTAATGCAATGGCTACTAAGATGTAtgaggaaaaattaaaattaccaaTGGAGAGGGATTCTTTGGCAGATGCTGCAATGAAG CAAAGATTTGGTGAGAATGTAGGGCATCTTTTGGATCGAAATCATGCCTCGATTTTGAAATCTGCTGCTGCAGCAACTGGCCAGACTTCAGA GCAAGTGTTGCATGGTGCTTCCGGTGCAATGTCCCCACAGGTCCAGGCTCGAAATCAGCAATTGCCAGGGTCCACACCA GACATAAAGAGTGAGATCAATCCAGTGCTGAATCCTAGAGCTGCTGGTCCAGAAGGATCATTGATAGGAATTCATG GATCAAATCAAGGTGGTAACAATTTGACTTTAAAAGGATGGCCACTCACT GGATTGGAGCAACTTCGTTCAGGGCTTCTTCAGCAACAAAAGCCTTTTATACAGGCTCCTCAGCCCTTTCATCAACTTCAGATGTTAACACCACAACACCAGCAACAGCTAATGCTTGCACAACAAAGTTTAACATCACCAGCTGCTAGTGATGAAAGTAGAAGGCTGAGAATGTTTATCAATAACCCGACTATGAGCCTTGGAAAGGATGGCCTTACAAATTCTGTTGGTGATGTTGTTCCAAATGTTGGATCCCCTTTGCAAACTGTGGGCCCACTTTTTTCTCGTGGAGAAACAGATATGCGGATGAAG ATAAAAATGGCTCTGTTACAGCAGCATCAGCATCAGCATCAGCAAccgcaacagcaacaacaacagaGCAGCAATCcacagcaacagcagcagcagcagcaacagcttCAGCAGCACGTGCTTTCAAATCAGCAATCACAGAGTTCAAGTCACAATCTTCACCCGCAAGATAAGATGGGGGGTGCTGCCAGTGTCAACGTCGACGGTAGCATGTCCAACTCTTTTCGAGGAAACGATCAG GTTTCAAAAAACCAGAGTGGGAGAAAGAGAAAACAACCAGTGTCATCTTCTGGTCCTGCCAATAGCTCAGGAACTGCAAATACAGCAGGACCCTCCCCAAGTTCAGCTCCTTCAACGCCTTCTACCCACACACCTGGAGATGTGATCTCAATGCCTGCTTTGCCTCATGGTGGAGGTTCTTCTAAGCCTTTTATGTTTGGGGCAGATGGTACGGGCACCCTTACATCACCATCGAATCAATTG TGGGATGACAAAGATCTTGAATTGCAGGCTGATATGGATCGTTTTGTGGAGGATGGATCTCTTGAGGACAATGTCGATTCTTTTTTATCCCCTGATGATAATGACCCTAGAGATGTGGTTCCTCGTATGGATGTGAGCAAAG GATTCACATTTACTGAAGTAAATTCTGTTAGAGCAAGTGCAAGTAAAGTAGTCTGTTGCCATTTCTCATCAGACGGGAAATTGCTTGCTAGTGGCGGCCATGATAAAAGG GCTGTATTGTGGTACACAgataatttaaagctaaaagcTACCCTTGAAGAACATACATCTCTGATTACTGACGTCCGTTTCAGCCCAAGCATGCCACGTCTTGCAACATCATCATCTGACAAAACTGTTAGGGTTTGGGATGCTGACAAT CCTAATTTCTCACTCCGCACTTTTACTGGACATTCTTCCAATGTAATGTCACTAGACTTCCACCCAACTAAAGATGATCTTATATGCTCTTGTGATGGGGTTGGTGAAATAAGATACTGGAGTATTACCAATGGTAGCTGTACAAGAGTATTCAAG GGTGATATGGCCCGGATGAGATTTCAACCCCGTGCAGGGAAGTatcttgctgctgctgctgagaaTGTTGTGTCTATACTGGATGTTGAGACACAAGCTTGTCGGCATTCGTTACAG GGTCATACTAAAGCAATCCATTCTGTTTGTTGGGATCCTTCTGGTGAGTATCTAGCGTCTGTCAGTGAGGACTCTGTCAGAGTCTGGACGCTTGGATCAGGAAGTGAGGGTGAATGTGTTCATGAGTTGAGTTGTAATGGCAACGAATTCCACTCCTGTGTTTTTCACCCTACATTCCCTTCATTGCTCGTCATTGGCTGTTACCAG TCTTTGGAGCTTTGGAACATGAGTGAGAACAAGACAATGACTCTGGCAGCCCATGATGGTCAAATTGCTGCATTGGCTGTATCAACTGTTACAGGGATGCTTGCATCTGCTAGTCATGATAAGTTTGTCAAACTGTGGAAATGA
- the LOC18107497 gene encoding transcriptional corepressor LEUNIG isoform X4: protein MSQTNWEADKMLDVYIHDYLVKRDLKASAQAFQAEGKVSSDPVAIDAPGGFLFEWWSVFWDIFIARTNEKHSEVAASYIETQLIKAREQQQQQQQQQQQGQQPQPQPQHQQQQQQQQQQQQQQQQQQQQQQQQQQQQQQMQMQHLILQRHAQQQQQQQQHQQQHQQQQQQQQHQQQQQQQQQQQHQQQQQHQQQQQQQQQHQQHQQQQRRDGAHLLNGTTNGLVGNDPLMRQNAATANAMATKMYEEKLKLPMERDSLADAAMKQRFGENVGHLLDRNHASILKSAAAATGQTSEQVLHGASGAMSPQVQARNQQLPGSTPDIKSEINPVLNPRAAGPEGSLIGIHGSNQGGNNLTLKGWPLTGLEQLRSGLLQQQKPFIQAPQPFHQLQMLTPQHQQQLMLAQQSLTSPAASDESRRLRMFINNPTMSLGKDGLTNSVGDVVPNVGSPLQTVGPLFSRGETDMRMKIKMALLQQHQHQHQQPQQQQQQSSNPQQQQQQQQQLQQHVLSNQQSQSSSHNLHPQDKMGGAASVNVDGSMSNSFRGNDQVSKNQSGRKRKQPVSSSGPANSSGTANTAGPSPSSAPSTPSTHTPGDVISMPALPHGGGSSKPFMFGADGTGTLTSPSNQLADMDRFVEDGSLEDNVDSFLSPDDNDPRDVVPRMDVSKGFTFTEVNSVRASASKVVCCHFSSDGKLLASGGHDKRAVLWYTDNLKLKATLEEHTSLITDVRFSPSMPRLATSSSDKTVRVWDADNPNFSLRTFTGHSSNVMSLDFHPTKDDLICSCDGVGEIRYWSITNGSCTRVFKGDMARMRFQPRAGKYLAAAAENVVSILDVETQACRHSLQGHTKAIHSVCWDPSGEYLASVSEDSVRVWTLGSGSEGECVHELSCNGNEFHSCVFHPTFPSLLVIGCYQSLELWNMSENKTMTLAAHDGQIAALAVSTVTGMLASASHDKFVKLWK, encoded by the exons ATGTCTCAAACCAACTGGGAAGCTGATAAAAT GTTAGATGTGTATATCCATGATTATTTGGTAAAAAGAGACTTGAAGGCTTCTGCTCAGGCTTTTCAAGCTGAAGGAAAAGTGTCATCTGATCCTGTAG CTATCGATGCACCGGGAGGCTTTCTCTTTGAATGGTGGTCAGTGTTCTGGGATATATTCATTGCAAGGACCAATGAGAAGCACTCAGAGGTTGCTGCGTCTTACATTGAG ACTCAGTTGATTAAAGCAAgggagcagcagcagcaacagcagcagcagcagcagcaaggtcaacaaccacaaccacaaccacaacatcaacagcagcagcagcagcagcaacagcagcagcagcagcagcagcaacagcagcagcagcagcagcagcagcagcaacaacaacagcaaatGCAAATGCAACATCTCATATTGCAGAGGCATgctcagcagcagcagcagcagcagcaacaccaacaacaacaccagcagcagcagcagcagcagcagcatcagcagcagcagcagcaacagcagcaacagcagcatcagcaacagcagcagcatcagcaacagcagcagcagcaacagcagcatcAGCAGCATCAACAGCAGCAGAGAAGGGATGGTGCCCACCTCCTAAATGGTACTACAAATGGGCTTGTGGGAAATGATCCTCTCATGCGCCAAAATGCTGCAACTGCTAATGCAATGGCTACTAAGATGTAtgaggaaaaattaaaattaccaaTGGAGAGGGATTCTTTGGCAGATGCTGCAATGAAG CAAAGATTTGGTGAGAATGTAGGGCATCTTTTGGATCGAAATCATGCCTCGATTTTGAAATCTGCTGCTGCAGCAACTGGCCAGACTTCAGA GCAAGTGTTGCATGGTGCTTCCGGTGCAATGTCCCCACAGGTCCAGGCTCGAAATCAGCAATTGCCAGGGTCCACACCA GACATAAAGAGTGAGATCAATCCAGTGCTGAATCCTAGAGCTGCTGGTCCAGAAGGATCATTGATAGGAATTCATG GATCAAATCAAGGTGGTAACAATTTGACTTTAAAAGGATGGCCACTCACT GGATTGGAGCAACTTCGTTCAGGGCTTCTTCAGCAACAAAAGCCTTTTATACAGGCTCCTCAGCCCTTTCATCAACTTCAGATGTTAACACCACAACACCAGCAACAGCTAATGCTTGCACAACAAAGTTTAACATCACCAGCTGCTAGTGATGAAAGTAGAAGGCTGAGAATGTTTATCAATAACCCGACTATGAGCCTTGGAAAGGATGGCCTTACAAATTCTGTTGGTGATGTTGTTCCAAATGTTGGATCCCCTTTGCAAACTGTGGGCCCACTTTTTTCTCGTGGAGAAACAGATATGCGGATGAAG ATAAAAATGGCTCTGTTACAGCAGCATCAGCATCAGCATCAGCAAccgcaacagcaacaacaacagaGCAGCAATCcacagcaacagcagcagcagcagcaacagcttCAGCAGCACGTGCTTTCAAATCAGCAATCACAGAGTTCAAGTCACAATCTTCACCCGCAAGATAAGATGGGGGGTGCTGCCAGTGTCAACGTCGACGGTAGCATGTCCAACTCTTTTCGAGGAAACGATCAG GTTTCAAAAAACCAGAGTGGGAGAAAGAGAAAACAACCAGTGTCATCTTCTGGTCCTGCCAATAGCTCAGGAACTGCAAATACAGCAGGACCCTCCCCAAGTTCAGCTCCTTCAACGCCTTCTACCCACACACCTGGAGATGTGATCTCAATGCCTGCTTTGCCTCATGGTGGAGGTTCTTCTAAGCCTTTTATGTTTGGGGCAGATGGTACGGGCACCCTTACATCACCATCGAATCAATTG GCTGATATGGATCGTTTTGTGGAGGATGGATCTCTTGAGGACAATGTCGATTCTTTTTTATCCCCTGATGATAATGACCCTAGAGATGTGGTTCCTCGTATGGATGTGAGCAAAG GATTCACATTTACTGAAGTAAATTCTGTTAGAGCAAGTGCAAGTAAAGTAGTCTGTTGCCATTTCTCATCAGACGGGAAATTGCTTGCTAGTGGCGGCCATGATAAAAGG GCTGTATTGTGGTACACAgataatttaaagctaaaagcTACCCTTGAAGAACATACATCTCTGATTACTGACGTCCGTTTCAGCCCAAGCATGCCACGTCTTGCAACATCATCATCTGACAAAACTGTTAGGGTTTGGGATGCTGACAAT CCTAATTTCTCACTCCGCACTTTTACTGGACATTCTTCCAATGTAATGTCACTAGACTTCCACCCAACTAAAGATGATCTTATATGCTCTTGTGATGGGGTTGGTGAAATAAGATACTGGAGTATTACCAATGGTAGCTGTACAAGAGTATTCAAG GGTGATATGGCCCGGATGAGATTTCAACCCCGTGCAGGGAAGTatcttgctgctgctgctgagaaTGTTGTGTCTATACTGGATGTTGAGACACAAGCTTGTCGGCATTCGTTACAG GGTCATACTAAAGCAATCCATTCTGTTTGTTGGGATCCTTCTGGTGAGTATCTAGCGTCTGTCAGTGAGGACTCTGTCAGAGTCTGGACGCTTGGATCAGGAAGTGAGGGTGAATGTGTTCATGAGTTGAGTTGTAATGGCAACGAATTCCACTCCTGTGTTTTTCACCCTACATTCCCTTCATTGCTCGTCATTGGCTGTTACCAG TCTTTGGAGCTTTGGAACATGAGTGAGAACAAGACAATGACTCTGGCAGCCCATGATGGTCAAATTGCTGCATTGGCTGTATCAACTGTTACAGGGATGCTTGCATCTGCTAGTCATGATAAGTTTGTCAAACTGTGGAAATGA
- the LOC18107497 gene encoding transcriptional corepressor LEUNIG isoform X2, whose amino-acid sequence MSQTNWEADKMLDVYIHDYLVKRDLKASAQAFQAEGKVSSDPVAIDAPGGFLFEWWSVFWDIFIARTNEKHSEVAASYIETQLIKAREQQQQQQQQQQQGQQPQPQPQHQQQQQQQQQQQQQQQQQQQQQQQQQQQQQQMQMQHLILQRHAQQQQQQQQHQQQHQQQQQQQQHQQQQQQQQQQQHQQQQQHQQQQQQQQQHQQHQQQQRRDGAHLLNGTTNGLVGNDPLMRQNAATANAMATKMYEEKLKLPMERDSLADAAMKQRFGENVGHLLDRNHASILKSAAAATGQTSEQVLHGASGAMSPQVQARNQQLPGSTPDIKSEINPVLNPRAAGPEGSLIGIHGSNQGGNNLTLKGWPLTGLEQLRSGLLQQQKPFIQAPQPFHQLQMLTPQHQQQLMLAQQSLTSPAASDESRRLRMFINNPTMSLGKDGLTNSVGDVVPNVGSPLQTVGPLFSRGETDMRMKIKMALLQQHQHQHQQPQQQQQQSSNPQQQQQQQQQLQQHVLSNQQSQSSSHNLHPQDKMGGAASVNVDGSMSNSFRGNDQSGRKRKQPVSSSGPANSSGTANTAGPSPSSAPSTPSTHTPGDVISMPALPHGGGSSKPFMFGADGTGTLTSPSNQLWDDKDLELQADMDRFVEDGSLEDNVDSFLSPDDNDPRDVVPRMDVSKGFTFTEVNSVRASASKVVCCHFSSDGKLLASGGHDKRAVLWYTDNLKLKATLEEHTSLITDVRFSPSMPRLATSSSDKTVRVWDADNPNFSLRTFTGHSSNVMSLDFHPTKDDLICSCDGVGEIRYWSITNGSCTRVFKGDMARMRFQPRAGKYLAAAAENVVSILDVETQACRHSLQGHTKAIHSVCWDPSGEYLASVSEDSVRVWTLGSGSEGECVHELSCNGNEFHSCVFHPTFPSLLVIGCYQSLELWNMSENKTMTLAAHDGQIAALAVSTVTGMLASASHDKFVKLWK is encoded by the exons ATGTCTCAAACCAACTGGGAAGCTGATAAAAT GTTAGATGTGTATATCCATGATTATTTGGTAAAAAGAGACTTGAAGGCTTCTGCTCAGGCTTTTCAAGCTGAAGGAAAAGTGTCATCTGATCCTGTAG CTATCGATGCACCGGGAGGCTTTCTCTTTGAATGGTGGTCAGTGTTCTGGGATATATTCATTGCAAGGACCAATGAGAAGCACTCAGAGGTTGCTGCGTCTTACATTGAG ACTCAGTTGATTAAAGCAAgggagcagcagcagcaacagcagcagcagcagcagcaaggtcaacaaccacaaccacaaccacaacatcaacagcagcagcagcagcagcaacagcagcagcagcagcagcagcaacagcagcagcagcagcagcagcagcagcaacaacaacagcaaatGCAAATGCAACATCTCATATTGCAGAGGCATgctcagcagcagcagcagcagcagcaacaccaacaacaacaccagcagcagcagcagcagcagcagcatcagcagcagcagcagcaacagcagcaacagcagcatcagcaacagcagcagcatcagcaacagcagcagcagcaacagcagcatcAGCAGCATCAACAGCAGCAGAGAAGGGATGGTGCCCACCTCCTAAATGGTACTACAAATGGGCTTGTGGGAAATGATCCTCTCATGCGCCAAAATGCTGCAACTGCTAATGCAATGGCTACTAAGATGTAtgaggaaaaattaaaattaccaaTGGAGAGGGATTCTTTGGCAGATGCTGCAATGAAG CAAAGATTTGGTGAGAATGTAGGGCATCTTTTGGATCGAAATCATGCCTCGATTTTGAAATCTGCTGCTGCAGCAACTGGCCAGACTTCAGA GCAAGTGTTGCATGGTGCTTCCGGTGCAATGTCCCCACAGGTCCAGGCTCGAAATCAGCAATTGCCAGGGTCCACACCA GACATAAAGAGTGAGATCAATCCAGTGCTGAATCCTAGAGCTGCTGGTCCAGAAGGATCATTGATAGGAATTCATG GATCAAATCAAGGTGGTAACAATTTGACTTTAAAAGGATGGCCACTCACT GGATTGGAGCAACTTCGTTCAGGGCTTCTTCAGCAACAAAAGCCTTTTATACAGGCTCCTCAGCCCTTTCATCAACTTCAGATGTTAACACCACAACACCAGCAACAGCTAATGCTTGCACAACAAAGTTTAACATCACCAGCTGCTAGTGATGAAAGTAGAAGGCTGAGAATGTTTATCAATAACCCGACTATGAGCCTTGGAAAGGATGGCCTTACAAATTCTGTTGGTGATGTTGTTCCAAATGTTGGATCCCCTTTGCAAACTGTGGGCCCACTTTTTTCTCGTGGAGAAACAGATATGCGGATGAAG ATAAAAATGGCTCTGTTACAGCAGCATCAGCATCAGCATCAGCAAccgcaacagcaacaacaacagaGCAGCAATCcacagcaacagcagcagcagcagcaacagcttCAGCAGCACGTGCTTTCAAATCAGCAATCACAGAGTTCAAGTCACAATCTTCACCCGCAAGATAAGATGGGGGGTGCTGCCAGTGTCAACGTCGACGGTAGCATGTCCAACTCTTTTCGAGGAAACGATCAG AGTGGGAGAAAGAGAAAACAACCAGTGTCATCTTCTGGTCCTGCCAATAGCTCAGGAACTGCAAATACAGCAGGACCCTCCCCAAGTTCAGCTCCTTCAACGCCTTCTACCCACACACCTGGAGATGTGATCTCAATGCCTGCTTTGCCTCATGGTGGAGGTTCTTCTAAGCCTTTTATGTTTGGGGCAGATGGTACGGGCACCCTTACATCACCATCGAATCAATTG TGGGATGACAAAGATCTTGAATTGCAGGCTGATATGGATCGTTTTGTGGAGGATGGATCTCTTGAGGACAATGTCGATTCTTTTTTATCCCCTGATGATAATGACCCTAGAGATGTGGTTCCTCGTATGGATGTGAGCAAAG GATTCACATTTACTGAAGTAAATTCTGTTAGAGCAAGTGCAAGTAAAGTAGTCTGTTGCCATTTCTCATCAGACGGGAAATTGCTTGCTAGTGGCGGCCATGATAAAAGG GCTGTATTGTGGTACACAgataatttaaagctaaaagcTACCCTTGAAGAACATACATCTCTGATTACTGACGTCCGTTTCAGCCCAAGCATGCCACGTCTTGCAACATCATCATCTGACAAAACTGTTAGGGTTTGGGATGCTGACAAT CCTAATTTCTCACTCCGCACTTTTACTGGACATTCTTCCAATGTAATGTCACTAGACTTCCACCCAACTAAAGATGATCTTATATGCTCTTGTGATGGGGTTGGTGAAATAAGATACTGGAGTATTACCAATGGTAGCTGTACAAGAGTATTCAAG GGTGATATGGCCCGGATGAGATTTCAACCCCGTGCAGGGAAGTatcttgctgctgctgctgagaaTGTTGTGTCTATACTGGATGTTGAGACACAAGCTTGTCGGCATTCGTTACAG GGTCATACTAAAGCAATCCATTCTGTTTGTTGGGATCCTTCTGGTGAGTATCTAGCGTCTGTCAGTGAGGACTCTGTCAGAGTCTGGACGCTTGGATCAGGAAGTGAGGGTGAATGTGTTCATGAGTTGAGTTGTAATGGCAACGAATTCCACTCCTGTGTTTTTCACCCTACATTCCCTTCATTGCTCGTCATTGGCTGTTACCAG TCTTTGGAGCTTTGGAACATGAGTGAGAACAAGACAATGACTCTGGCAGCCCATGATGGTCAAATTGCTGCATTGGCTGTATCAACTGTTACAGGGATGCTTGCATCTGCTAGTCATGATAAGTTTGTCAAACTGTGGAAATGA